The segment gcggctccctgcgattcgcTTGATGTCGTCCATCCACCTACTAGGAGGgagggggggaggggggggggagtcttccaacgctgcactgTCTGGTGCGAGGTTatcattccagcaccttgggaccacAACGTTtatggtttttcgaactatataCCCTGCCTATTgacacttcagctttgcaacacGTTGACCTATGTCGCttattctggttctcctacggatcttctcatttctgatttgattactttgattacgtagagaaacttcaagcatagctctGGAGGTctgtagaagaaccagagtaaatGACATCgatcaacgggttgcgaagtgacaatgggcaggGTAGATATTTCAAAACACTGATAGGTAGATGATGGGGTCCCAATTTGCTAGAATAGTGACCTCTAGGTGGACAGTCGTGGGGTGTTGGAAGTCTTTACAAGATACTTATGTCCAGCTATGGTTTATCGGTTGATAATTATGATAATGGATGTCCTTTTCTTTTCTTCCAGGTTTCTCCaacaaaataaacaagaaaGGCCTCGAATATTACGACAAATTAATCGACGAACTCCTCAAATACAACATCAAGCCAATGATAACCTTATACCACTTCGATTTACCACAAACCTTACAGGACTTGGGAGGCTGGGCCAACCCTTTGAGTGTCCAATGGTTTGAGGAGTACGCCAAAGTGGTCTTTGAGCAGTTTGCTCATAAGGTCCCTTATTGGATAACGATAAATCAACCCAGCTTCATCTGTGTGGAGGGGTATGGAGGGAAAGAAAATGCTCCGGGTATTGGTTCAAGTGGGATTGGTGATTACATGTGCATTAAGAACGTTATGCTGGCGCATGCAAAGGTTTATAGATTGTATGAAATGGAATATAAGGAGAAGTTTAAAGGTGTGTATTTcctttaggatttttaaaagcgtTGATAGTGGTTATAAATCGATCTCCTATTTATTCATGGGAGCCGGATTTTGATTCCGAGCACGCTCCACTAATATTTCCCAGTGTGTTTTGATTTCAAGCAATCAAAGCCAAGTTCTGAGAGATGGTTTCTGCGATTCGGCAATGAGGAGTGAAGTGAGCGTGGTAGTTAATAATGAATAATTCTTTCAGGTTCCGTTGGTATATCTCTTTCTCTGAACTGGGCGGATCCTTTCACCAATAGTACTGAAAACGTCCAGGCTGCTGATTTATATAGGGACTTTACTGTAAGTACCCAGTTTTCCCACGCAAAACAGGAATTCTGTATCAGTACCAAGGTATATAATAACTCCTTTGAACTCGccccagaaagcgcagcgtcgGAATATACCCTCTAGCTATACAAATGACATCAAAGgattcgcagggagccgctggattcgggcggcgcaagaccatgttctgtggaagtccctataagagacatatgtccagctgtggacgtttaattattatcatcatgatcaacccatcgctagcCGATTATTGAGCACGGggctcctcacagaatgagaagggtttagttaGGGCATAGTCTGCCACTTTGGCCTAGTGTGGAGTGCtgcgttgcgacgtgattgaagaacaaatcaacaaaaacacttttgcatttatgatactaggggatgcccgcgacttcgtccgcgtggatttatgtttttagagatcccgcgggaactgtttcattttccgggatggtgcctatgtcaattacaaggaCGCTAGCTACCTCGGTGCCTTTCATAttaatcggttaagcggatgcgTGTTtgtgaatcccgtgggaactttttgattttccgggataaaaagtagcctatgtccgtccccaggacataagctaactctttacctttcgtcagaatcggttaaactgttgggccgtgaaaagctaacagacagacagacacactttcgcatttataatattagtatagattagtagtGAAGTGATACTTTTCTATTGTTATTAGATCGGGTTGTACATGAATCCAATATGGTCGAAAGATGGCGACTTTCCCCGAACAGTCAAAGATCTTATTTTGGAAAGAAGCAAAGCGCAGGGTTACCGCCACTCCAGGTTACCTGTTTTGAACCCTGACGAGATTACACTTTTGAAGGGtaggtttcttatttttttattccatcacaagttagcccttgacggcatctcacctgatggtaagtgatgatgcattctaagatggtagcggactaacctggaaggggtggaCATACCCTTTTCTTTtatttcgtgaggaaaatccgtcatggataccaccggccacgggggagcacggGGGAGCATGttggactcctaccgactaaaaacctcacgaagttccatcccaccacTGATGACTGAGCACAAGGGActggcaacacctcgttactccggcAGCGGATGCCCAcctcagcagacccaccactgggacactacgtgcccccaaacaccgttagaggcatgccgaaaccacagcacgccagtcgccaaccaacccgagaaCAATACTtaatccttttttaacccccgacccaaaaagagggacgttataagtttgacgtgtgtatctgtgtatctgtctgtggcatcgtagctcctaaacgaatgaaccgattctgatttaggttttttttgtttgaaaggtggcttgatcgagagtgattttagctataatccaagaaaattggttcagccgtttgaaagttatcagctcttttctagttttcttatagaggtttttgtgtcgggggttttttaaattttgagttatcattctgagaggagacccgttctcagtagtgggccagcgatgggttggtcatgataatgatgatgaaattatCATGTTCCAGGTTCAGCAGACTTCCTGGGGGTGAATCATTACACCACCTTCCTGGTGAAGGCCACAGACCAAGTATACCCAAATCCATCTATGGATGATGATATTGGTGTGGAGTTGACATATCGACCTGAGTGGAAAACGTCGCAGTCTAAATGGCTTCGGGTAAATAGTGTTTACAAGGTTCCGTACATAaggggtgccaacggaaccctattagaTACCCAGCCTTCGttttccgtccgtctgtttgtcagcgggctgtatctcatgaaccgtaataggtagagatttgaCATTCCAGAGGGTGTTTCTATTGcctgaatatttaaaaatggcTGCAATGTAAaccacactatcacactaatattataaagtatgtgtgtgtgtgtgtgtgtgtgtgtgtgtttgttactctttcacgccaaaactactggacggattgggctgaaatttagaatggagatagattataccctggattagcacataggctactttttatcccggaaaatcaaagagttcccacgggaattttaaaaacctacatccacgcaaacgaagtcgcgggtatcagctagtaataaataaatcacacaACCTTTCTGGTGAAGGCCACAGGCCAAGTGTTCCCAGATCCATCTATGAAGGACGATAAAGGATTGGAGTTGACATATCGACCTGAGTGGAAAACGTCGCAGTCTAGATGGTTTCGGGTAAATAGTGTTTTTTGGGGTCCCGCACT is part of the Maniola jurtina chromosome 24, ilManJurt1.1, whole genome shotgun sequence genome and harbors:
- the LOC123877795 gene encoding myrosinase 1-like isoform X1, with amino-acid sequence MEVLVICLLLCVSGAYAYTDGRIRVFSDDFLFGAATSAYQVEGAWDSDGKGESIWDRFLHEHPKLIPDGRNGDVACDSYHNYERDVEMLRELGVDHYRFSISWPRILPGGFSNKINKKGLEYYDKLIDELLKYNIKPMITLYHFDLPQTLQDLGGWANPLSVQWFEEYAKVVFEQFAHKVPYWITINQPSFICVEGYGGKENAPGIGSSGIGDYMCIKNVMLAHAKVYRLYEMEYKEKFKGSVGISLSLNWADPFTNSTENVQAADLYRDFTIGLYMNPIWSKDGDFPRTVKDLILERSKAQGYRHSRLPVLNPDEITLLKGSADFLGVNHYTTFLVKATDQVYPNPSMDDDIGVELTYRPEWKTSQSKWLRSAPYGIYKLCLHLNKVYDYPTMIITEHGWSTKKLLKDNSRVKNMREFFKALLLGIEDGARVKGYTAWSLMDNVEWAAGTSERFGLYEVDFESTEKTRAPRVSALVYKRIIEKRFVEPDWKPDSLNIAITKSKANSKEL
- the LOC123877795 gene encoding myrosinase 1-like isoform X2 — its product is MEVLVICLLLCVSGAYAYTDGRIRVFSDDFLFGAATSAYQVEGAWDSDGKGESIWDRFLHEHPKLIPDGRNGDVACDSYHNYERDVEMLRELGVDHYRFSISWPRILPGGFSNKINKKGLEYYDKLIDELLKYNIKPMITLYHFDLPQTLQDLGGWANPLSVQWFEEYAKVVFEQFAHKVPYWITINQPSFICVEGYGGKENAPGIGSSGIGDYMCIKNVMLAHAKVYRLYEMEYKEKFKGSVGISLSLNWADPFTNSTENVQAADLYRDFTIGLYMNPIWSKDGDFPRTVKDLILERSKAQGYRHSRLPVLNPDEITLLKGSADFLGVNHYTTFLVKATDQVYPNPSMDDDIGVELTYRPEWKTSQSKWLRSAPYGIYKLCLHLNKVYDYPTMIITEHGWSTKKLLKDNSRVKNMREFFKALLLGIEDGARVKGYTAWSLMDNVEWAAGTSERFGLYEVDFESTEKTRAPRVSALVYKRIIEKRFVEPDWKPDSLNIAITKK